The DNA window TTGTCCTGTATTTCTTGCTACAAGTGTCACAGGTATATGTTTCTACTTTACGAGGCCGAGAAGCATGAGTTCGTTTGTGTCTATACAAATGTGAACTTTGGAAGTACTGTTTACCGCAAATTTCACAGTTGTACGGCTTCATTCCGGAGTGAATTTGTTCATGTAAGGTTAAATTAGACCTTGCTTTAAACTTCTTGTTGCATATTTTACAAGAGAGTGGTACGGTTAGTTTGTGTAGCTTTAAAGCTTTTCTAGAACATGATCGTAGATGACTTACTATTTTCATTCTGAGCATGAACGATAAGCCACAAAAGTCACATATGAATGTTCCTTTCTTACTGCAGATGTTAATTTTTTGCTCagtatttcatacatttttcagAGTTGGCAATATGAGcatcattttcttttaatttgggGTACTTTGTTTTGAGTGTAGCTGCATTCTTGCCAGAATGTTGTTCCTTATCCAATAGTATTCGTTCTAGATGGACAGCACAAGGCCTAAACAAGAGCTGTTCTTTACCATTACCATCCTTGGCAAATTGGCATCTCTCATCAGAATAGCTTTCTTCACTGTTAGCACCGTTGCCCGTACCAGCCAGTTCTTCATCACTCAACTCTTCTTTCACAACAGTCACCTCAAATTTTgctgaaacaaacaaattacaaatttgATTACTTACACAATACCAATCAGATGTTGTAAACTAAATTAGATatgattttaacaaaaaatatctgcttcaaaaaactttttcttcCTTGGATACGGTATTTTTGGCACAAATGAAAATGGACCAAACAAAACAAGCATTTGCACCCTATTAAAAATACTgcttaagtatgaaaaaaaatatataaatttccCAAATTGGAAATACTCAAAGGTTTGAGTTGAGGTCAGGGGGATATTTTTAGAAAACACATTGCATGTCTCTCGCTAGGTACTTATGATTTGAAAGCCACATATTATCTCTATCAGCGTGCAGCGTTGCATAGGTTATTTACGAGTCTTCCCGAATTGATTCCTAGAAGTTATGGCAAATTGGCAACCCTATGCACAACTCCACATTGGACCTTCTACCTTCAAACGCTGCATGGCGCAAATCAAGACAAGAAACTCACGAGGCAATTAACAGTTTAAAGAATGATAACTAGATGAATAGAAACACGATAAAGTGCTTAGTTGCTCACGTCCTAATCTAAAAGCGACATCTTGTGGTTGCAGCACCTCGGGGCCCACCAATAACTCCTGCTTGACCTCGTGGTCCGCGTACAGCCCCTCCCTCTCGGCCGCCGCACTCACACCCTCCCATGCCTCTTCTTTCACTTTTACGCCGGAGTCCCACATGCTACGGCAGTAAACTATGGTATCTAATCTACTTGTCGAAAGCTAAAATCCTACAATCTAGGTATTCCAATGATTGTAAACcgatttgttaattttaatttaaagtaactTTAAGTATAAGTTCACAATTTCCTTGGTTGTGTTTGTTTGATTTCGTTTGTTGACAGTTTTTTCCTTGCTTGTGCTTTTGAAACTTGCCGATGGTTGACTTTGATTTGATAGTCTTTTCTTTTACACTATTTTAACGattttaaccaatcaaattCGAATCGTTTCTGAAAATTAAACATGATGAGCCGTGTCGTGATTGGTGTTTGGGAAAATCTGGTCCGAATCGTACTGTGTAACGGATGTGCACTGCATGTAGTGCTGGTACAAATTGATGTTAAaaagaaattgtttttgaaaattaaCTGAAGTTgtctttttcaactttttttttacattaatagaTTGTTATGATAAGTTGAAAGTCATTCAAGACATGTTTTTATTGATATTGacgaatttaatttgaatatagC is part of the Choristoneura fumiferana chromosome 26, NRCan_CFum_1, whole genome shotgun sequence genome and encodes:
- the LOC141442887 gene encoding uncharacterized protein produces the protein MWDSGVKVKEEAWEGVSAAAEREGLYADHEVKQELLVGPEVLQPQDVAFRLGPKFEVTVVKEELSDEELAGTGNGANSEESYSDERCQFAKDGNGKEQLLFRPCAVHLERILLDKEQHSGKNAATLKTKYPKLKENDAHIANSEKCMKY